The following are encoded in a window of Paenibacillaceae bacterium GAS479 genomic DNA:
- a CDS encoding Fibronectin type III domain-containing protein, with product MRMLSNRFVGKSYCLLLCLLIATLSSLLSLRPPLTYAAIGTDPLYGKVPGLTKYSRVMIWYGTNTATGTQLNTLKTYDLVILEPTIRIINVAKNQFYFESFTPTQVNEIKRGTDGILATDDDVIVLAYISVGELATSGVFSGFTGNMTIQNGKDVGLLPPDYNGPSGPLHGPNPWSYNTSGNYINVEGGAIPDGTYNTGYNGYTGISISEDYSQTGNLLSWGNNGLMPWYLDQQGTWVADSRYLYGGYWKSGDGVVDTNKTYGGGYINGGDPAWKKLITFMTDKLEHDAGYDGVFLDTVDTPDPIGGAGPTTSWGPRGNFGFTAKGMVELVEAVKAVNPSKIVAANRAYWYFNPDEGTSQFAARYRHAINIFLTESWYYNPYITSGSKFYDENPTFADNWNTNSSSPSYRSRDNFGGFWKDYMNAHANQPDGFNIIIADFTVPTAGKDKWMNQVVTNSGYMGYDVSGATHFATMYGDAKSWLDSGGYPSPSLAGIHPTDLYGGFNIDGNFADWAGETPIYSNPAGSNGKGITQIYTKFVGDKFFMKIDANTALNLQSEMIYFDSDKKGPTGWQGVSWPITPDSRIYFENANKAYLAPHVAGQGDVFKFPTTTISNNGWPVIFKQNGNSAEFAFDADYLFPSTLAGQDIWTWFRVANFGGSSVKFTVPGAPTVPSAPAGLTAAAGNGQVSLNWTPNPESNVAGYNVYRNGVKINPSLITATTYTDTGLMNGTSYSFQVSAVNTSSLESAQSSAASAVPAAVASITIDGSASDWGSIPTLAAGSSNVQTLKASNNASQLFLLAQGISLNVKGQFFLDTDNNRLTGYNAAGWTTSGAESGAEYMIENNILYYNFAPGWSWTRVLTLSASEFQRNNSAVELSIPLSSMSLTSGNTIRVGYISNDSATNRLPAGAALLPSYTLGG from the coding sequence TTGCGAATGTTATCCAACCGATTCGTCGGAAAGTCATATTGCTTATTGTTGTGCCTTCTTATCGCGACGCTTTCTTCCCTGCTCTCATTGCGTCCTCCGCTAACTTATGCCGCGATCGGCACAGATCCACTGTACGGAAAAGTACCCGGCCTCACCAAATATAGCAGGGTGATGATCTGGTACGGAACCAATACCGCTACTGGGACGCAGCTGAACACGCTCAAGACCTATGATCTTGTTATATTGGAGCCAACCATTAGGATTATAAACGTCGCCAAAAACCAATTTTATTTTGAATCGTTTACCCCGACTCAAGTCAATGAAATCAAACGCGGAACAGACGGCATATTAGCGACTGATGACGATGTCATCGTGCTGGCGTATATTTCCGTCGGAGAACTGGCCACCTCTGGCGTGTTCTCCGGATTTACGGGCAACATGACCATTCAGAACGGGAAAGACGTCGGGCTTCTCCCGCCCGATTACAACGGCCCGAGTGGTCCGCTGCACGGACCAAACCCTTGGAGCTATAACACTAGCGGAAATTATATCAACGTCGAAGGCGGCGCAATCCCGGACGGCACGTACAATACCGGCTATAACGGATATACTGGCATATCGATTTCGGAGGACTACTCTCAAACTGGGAATCTGCTCAGCTGGGGCAACAACGGTTTAATGCCCTGGTATTTGGACCAGCAAGGAACCTGGGTGGCGGACTCCCGATATTTATACGGCGGGTATTGGAAATCGGGGGACGGCGTCGTGGATACGAACAAGACGTATGGCGGCGGTTATATCAACGGCGGGGATCCCGCCTGGAAAAAATTGATCACCTTCATGACTGATAAGCTGGAGCATGATGCCGGTTATGACGGAGTGTTTCTGGACACGGTTGATACACCCGACCCGATAGGAGGAGCGGGACCTACCACTTCCTGGGGACCACGAGGCAATTTTGGGTTTACGGCCAAGGGGATGGTAGAGCTGGTGGAAGCCGTCAAGGCGGTGAACCCTTCCAAAATCGTCGCGGCAAACCGTGCCTATTGGTATTTTAATCCCGACGAGGGCACCTCGCAGTTCGCTGCCCGGTATCGACATGCGATCAATATTTTCTTAACGGAGTCTTGGTACTACAATCCTTATATTACCTCGGGGTCGAAGTTCTACGATGAAAATCCCACATTTGCAGACAACTGGAACACAAATTCTTCTTCTCCTTCTTATCGAAGCCGCGATAACTTCGGAGGCTTCTGGAAGGATTATATGAATGCACACGCGAATCAGCCGGACGGGTTCAATATCATCATCGCCGACTTTACCGTTCCAACGGCCGGCAAGGACAAATGGATGAATCAAGTGGTGACCAATAGCGGATATATGGGCTATGACGTGAGCGGAGCAACCCACTTTGCGACTATGTACGGAGACGCGAAAAGTTGGTTGGACAGCGGCGGCTATCCGTCCCCATCTCTGGCGGGCATCCATCCGACCGATCTGTACGGCGGATTCAACATCGACGGCAATTTTGCCGACTGGGCGGGCGAAACACCGATCTACAGCAATCCGGCCGGAAGCAATGGCAAAGGCATCACTCAAATTTATACCAAGTTCGTTGGTGATAAGTTCTTCATGAAAATTGACGCCAACACGGCATTAAACCTGCAAAGCGAAATGATTTACTTTGATTCCGACAAAAAAGGTCCGACGGGCTGGCAAGGTGTTTCCTGGCCGATTACTCCCGACTCACGGATTTATTTTGAAAACGCGAATAAAGCTTATCTCGCTCCTCATGTCGCTGGCCAAGGAGACGTATTCAAGTTTCCGACCACTACGATCAGCAATAACGGCTGGCCTGTGATATTCAAGCAAAATGGCAATTCGGCGGAGTTTGCCTTCGATGCGGATTATCTATTCCCATCTACACTGGCGGGACAGGATATTTGGACGTGGTTCCGAGTTGCGAATTTCGGGGGATCTTCCGTCAAGTTTACAGTTCCCGGCGCACCGACCGTTCCAAGCGCTCCTGCCGGATTAACTGCGGCTGCCGGCAACGGGCAAGTCTCACTGAACTGGACTCCCAACCCGGAATCCAATGTTGCCGGATATAACGTGTACCGCAACGGCGTGAAAATCAATCCTTCCTTGATTACGGCTACGACTTACACGGACACAGGATTGATGAACGGAACCTCATATAGCTTCCAGGTTTCAGCCGTCAACACAAGCAGCCTGGAATCGGCGCAAAGCAGCGCAGCATCCGCCGTGCCGGCAGCCGTCGCGTCTATTACGATCGACGGTTCCGCCAGCGATTGGGGGAGCATTCCCACTCTCGCCGCCGGCTCTTCGAATGTTCAGACGTTAAAGGCCAGCAATAACGCAAGCCAATTATTTTTATTGGCGCAGGGCATAAGCCTGAACGTGAAAGGCCAATTTTTCCTGGATACGGACAACAACCGCTTAACAGGCTACAACGCTGCTGGATGGACGACAAGCGGCGCCGAAAGTGGCGCTGAATACATGATCGAAAACAACATCTTGTACTACAATTTTGCTCCCGGTTGGTCTTGGACCCGCGTCCTCACATTGTCGGCTTCGGAATTCCAACGAAATAACAGTGCTGTTGAATTGTCTATTCCGTTATCCAGCATGAGTCTCACAAGCGGCAATACGATACGCGTAGGGTATATCAGCAACGATTCGGCGACCAACCGGCTACCGGCTGGAGCAGCTTTGTTGCCAAGTTATACGCTGGGCGGCTAA
- a CDS encoding 4-hydroxy 2-oxovalerate aldolase, whose protein sequence is MSAKNSNSKIVDCTIRDGGLVNNWDFSIEFVQDLYRSLDEAGVEYMEIGYKNSPKLLKGAESAGPWRFLNDDFLRKVIPNKGKTKLSALVDIGRVDENDVLPRADSMIDLIRVACYIQDVDKALELVTLFHERGYETTLNIMALSNVMENQLVEAFEAISESVVDVVYVVDSYGSLKPSDFGYLVDKFKQHLPNKKLGVHTHNNQQLAFANTLLAVDKGVEFLDASVYGMGRAAGNCNTELLVAHLPNTKYNVRPVLEMIEKHMLPLREKEEWGYIMEYMVTGLLDEHPRSAMAIRGSEKQDKIVDFYDQLTTPEVLHNK, encoded by the coding sequence ATGTCTGCAAAAAACAGCAATAGCAAAATCGTCGATTGTACCATCCGTGATGGAGGCCTTGTTAACAATTGGGACTTCAGCATTGAATTTGTCCAAGATCTGTACCGTAGCCTCGATGAGGCCGGCGTTGAGTATATGGAGATCGGCTACAAGAACTCTCCGAAGCTGCTCAAAGGTGCGGAATCCGCAGGTCCTTGGCGCTTCCTGAACGATGACTTCCTGCGTAAGGTCATCCCGAACAAAGGCAAAACGAAGCTTTCCGCGCTAGTTGATATCGGCCGTGTGGATGAGAACGATGTTCTCCCGCGCGCTGACAGCATGATTGATCTGATCCGCGTCGCTTGTTACATCCAAGATGTGGACAAAGCTCTGGAGCTTGTCACTCTGTTCCATGAACGCGGTTATGAGACAACGCTGAACATCATGGCTCTCTCCAACGTGATGGAGAACCAACTGGTTGAAGCATTCGAAGCAATTAGCGAGAGCGTCGTAGACGTTGTCTATGTCGTTGACTCCTACGGAAGCCTCAAGCCAAGCGACTTCGGGTACCTGGTTGACAAGTTCAAGCAGCATCTTCCGAACAAAAAGCTTGGCGTGCATACACATAACAACCAACAGCTGGCGTTTGCCAATACGCTGCTTGCTGTTGATAAGGGCGTGGAGTTCCTCGACGCTAGCGTTTATGGCATGGGGCGTGCCGCCGGTAACTGCAACACAGAGCTTTTGGTAGCACATTTGCCGAACACGAAGTACAATGTTCGTCCTGTACTTGAGATGATCGAGAAGCATATGCTGCCACTGCGCGAGAAGGAAGAGTGGGGTTACATCATGGAATACATGGTGACGGGCCTGCTCGACGAGCATCCGCGTTCTGCGATGGCGATTCGTGGTTCCGAGAAACAGGACAAGATCGTTGATTTCTACGATCAGCTGACAACGCCTGAAGTTCTGCACAACAAATAA
- a CDS encoding leucyl aminopeptidase, whose amino-acid sequence MKLTFIHTPVEEAAEFDLLIRAVRAAELQQEHGTGTSDQADPLAHSAVKQALQERFQRGSFKASVEQVLTMPLLGLMPASSVSFIGIGGGADSTDELRRLGAAAAREIRSQKAASACLLLPEELYSGTGGILTADAAASLVEGLVLGGYERSKTLSGEPTPQHSAEVSFQLSGNASAEHKAQWIEGIDRGVIMGEATIWARDLVHLPGSVLTPESLAEEAEQLASQYELDCEILDEWTAQELGMGGLLAVGKGSAHPPRMIVLHYEGDPNSEEKWGLIGKGITFDTGGYSLKRAPGMQDMIGDMGGAAAVLAAMRIIGSLKPKANVIAVIPSAENMISERAYKPGDVITMMNGLTVEIVNTDAEGRLVLADGLTTALKRGATKLVEVSTLTGAVVAALGEEASGFMGNDESLRRQLEASAVRTGERVWPLPAYPEYRKQLDSDAADLKNGAGRDGGASIAGMFIGAFAEEKPWLHIDIAGTAWISRARGWESKGATGVMARTLADIVLKD is encoded by the coding sequence ATGAAACTAACCTTTATTCATACACCGGTAGAGGAGGCTGCTGAATTCGATCTGCTCATCCGTGCAGTTAGGGCGGCTGAGCTTCAGCAGGAGCATGGAACGGGCACCAGTGATCAGGCGGATCCGTTGGCTCATTCCGCTGTAAAACAGGCGCTGCAGGAGCGTTTCCAGCGAGGCAGCTTCAAAGCTTCGGTGGAGCAAGTGTTAACGATGCCACTGTTGGGGCTGATGCCGGCAAGTTCGGTATCGTTCATTGGTATTGGCGGCGGCGCTGACTCTACGGATGAACTGCGCCGGCTGGGAGCGGCTGCTGCACGCGAGATTCGCAGCCAGAAGGCGGCCAGCGCCTGCTTGCTGCTGCCAGAAGAGCTTTACTCCGGCACGGGTGGCATTCTTACCGCCGATGCCGCAGCTTCGCTGGTAGAGGGCTTAGTGCTCGGCGGATATGAGCGGAGCAAAACGCTGTCTGGCGAGCCAACGCCGCAGCATTCGGCGGAGGTTTCGTTCCAACTGAGCGGGAATGCGTCTGCCGAGCATAAGGCGCAGTGGATCGAGGGAATCGACCGTGGCGTCATTATGGGCGAGGCTACGATTTGGGCGCGGGATCTTGTGCATTTGCCTGGCAGCGTACTTACGCCAGAGTCATTGGCCGAAGAGGCGGAGCAGTTGGCGTCCCAGTATGAGCTCGATTGTGAGATTCTAGACGAGTGGACCGCTCAGGAGCTTGGCATGGGCGGACTGCTGGCGGTGGGCAAAGGCAGCGCGCATCCTCCGCGCATGATCGTACTGCATTATGAAGGCGATCCGAACAGCGAGGAAAAATGGGGCCTGATCGGTAAAGGCATTACTTTTGACACCGGTGGTTATTCGCTCAAGCGCGCCCCAGGCATGCAGGATATGATCGGCGATATGGGAGGAGCAGCGGCTGTGTTGGCAGCTATGCGGATTATCGGCAGCCTGAAGCCAAAGGCCAACGTGATCGCGGTCATCCCTTCCGCTGAGAACATGATTTCCGAGCGGGCATATAAGCCGGGTGATGTTATAACGATGATGAACGGCCTAACGGTAGAGATTGTGAATACCGACGCCGAAGGACGCCTGGTGCTTGCGGATGGCTTGACGACCGCGCTGAAGCGCGGAGCGACGAAACTGGTGGAAGTTTCAACGCTTACTGGTGCAGTAGTTGCAGCACTCGGGGAGGAAGCATCCGGCTTCATGGGCAATGACGAATCGCTGCGTCGGCAGTTGGAGGCGTCGGCGGTCCGGACTGGAGAACGTGTCTGGCCTTTGCCGGCTTATCCGGAATATCGCAAGCAGCTCGACAGCGATGCGGCTGATCTGAAAAATGGAGCTGGCAGGGACGGCGGCGCAAGCATTGCGGGCATGTTCATTGGAGCTTTTGCAGAGGAAAAACCTTGGCTTCATATTGATATTGCCGGAACAGCATGGATCAGTCGCGCCAGAGGCTGGGAGAGCAAGGGAGCGACGGGCGTGATGGCTCGAACGCTGGCGGATATTGTTCTGAAGGACTAA
- a CDS encoding PAS domain S-box-containing protein, protein MQSIRKRYFPALAEYIRSGSEASLYQATELGKMFHSIGPEEIIAIHEESMRNIILNVDSEEALELYNRSFLFLIELMVAYRFRYQPERPADERYTEMRELLSRSYRSFERVKSKYENVLQHMDSGIALFDTEGVVTFMNLQMAKFLDTPRKTLVGCSILEILRHSQLTRQTKRLLIRLYREIIVRRNKYFEFQDSSGRHLLITATYGDQLDGDYLISMKDVSEYKQIEQTAYQNDKLAMLGKIAAAIAHEIRNPLTSIRGFIQLLRPALVDLGKEEYAKIMVAEIDRANDIIYEFLNSSKPTAPMKQTIQLTSLLKEVSLLSESEALMHNCQIYLESYEDDLQVSIDVKQIKQVVLNLFKNAMDTIAELDGDRAGRIDVILKRKADFAEITVKDNGKGMDRATLNRLFDPFFTTKESGTGLGLSVSYRIIRNHSGTIRVTSVAGEGTSFMIYLPIAEQKV, encoded by the coding sequence ATGCAGTCAATTCGAAAGCGCTATTTCCCGGCGCTTGCCGAATATATACGCAGCGGGAGCGAGGCATCCCTGTACCAGGCAACGGAACTAGGGAAAATGTTTCATAGCATTGGACCTGAGGAAATTATCGCCATACATGAGGAAAGTATGCGAAACATCATTCTGAATGTGGATTCGGAAGAGGCGCTTGAGCTATACAACCGCTCCTTCCTTTTCCTTATTGAGCTGATGGTTGCTTATCGCTTCCGCTACCAGCCTGAGCGACCGGCAGACGAACGCTATACGGAGATGCGAGAACTGCTCAGTCGTTCCTATCGCTCCTTCGAACGGGTAAAGAGCAAGTACGAGAACGTACTTCAGCACATGGACAGCGGCATTGCATTGTTTGATACAGAAGGCGTCGTTACCTTCATGAATCTGCAAATGGCCAAGTTCCTCGATACGCCTCGTAAAACGCTTGTGGGCTGCAGTATCCTTGAAATACTTCGTCATTCTCAGTTGACGCGACAAACCAAGCGACTTTTGATCCGCTTGTACCGGGAGATTATCGTTCGTCGTAATAAATATTTTGAGTTCCAAGACAGCAGTGGACGTCATCTGCTCATCACAGCTACTTATGGTGATCAGTTGGACGGGGATTATCTGATTAGTATGAAGGATGTTTCCGAGTACAAACAGATCGAGCAGACCGCTTACCAAAATGACAAGCTGGCCATGCTTGGCAAAATCGCTGCCGCCATCGCACATGAAATTAGAAATCCGCTTACATCAATTAGGGGTTTCATCCAGTTGTTACGCCCTGCTTTGGTCGATTTGGGTAAGGAAGAATACGCCAAGATTATGGTAGCCGAAATCGACCGGGCCAACGACATCATCTATGAGTTTTTGAACTCTTCCAAGCCGACGGCCCCGATGAAACAAACGATCCAGCTAACCTCTCTGCTCAAAGAGGTCAGCTTACTCAGTGAAAGCGAAGCCTTGATGCACAATTGCCAAATTTACCTAGAATCGTATGAAGATGATTTGCAGGTTTCTATTGACGTCAAACAGATCAAGCAGGTAGTGCTCAATCTGTTCAAGAATGCGATGGATACTATTGCTGAATTGGACGGTGATCGGGCCGGACGGATCGACGTTATTTTGAAGCGCAAGGCTGACTTCGCGGAAATTACGGTAAAAGACAACGGCAAAGGCATGGATCGGGCCACGCTGAACCGGCTTTTCGATCCTTTTTTTACGACCAAGGAGTCCGGAACCGGCCTCGGCCTATCCGTCAGTTATCGCATCATACGCAACCACAGCGGGACGATCCGAGTGACGAGCGTGGCGGGGGAAGGCACGTCGTTTATGATCTATTTGCCAATCGCAGAGCAAAAAGTTTAA
- a CDS encoding serine/threonine-protein kinase RsbT: protein MEMELFNISNVKDAIRARQTGRVLARELGFGIIDQTRIAYAISELSNCFVEMHQRSQLLIGEVRKDTGEAGLEWSLIGSCSFSHELEEEWKSLWSEEWDIAITRRVGTCITFRKWLPPSYYMNSTPIQLQLFATGEEQG, encoded by the coding sequence ATGGAGATGGAACTGTTCAACATTAGCAATGTCAAGGATGCCATAAGAGCTCGCCAAACAGGTAGAGTATTGGCAAGAGAGCTGGGCTTCGGAATTATTGATCAGACTCGTATCGCCTACGCTATTTCAGAGCTGTCGAACTGTTTTGTGGAGATGCATCAGCGAAGCCAATTGTTGATAGGCGAAGTACGCAAGGATACCGGGGAAGCAGGCCTGGAGTGGTCTCTGATCGGCAGTTGCAGCTTCTCCCATGAGCTTGAGGAGGAATGGAAGTCGCTTTGGTCGGAGGAATGGGATATTGCAATCACACGCCGAGTAGGGACATGCATTACGTTCCGCAAATGGCTGCCGCCCTCCTACTACATGAACTCGACCCCAATACAGCTCCAGCTGTTTGCAACCGGAGAGGAGCAAGGCTAA
- a CDS encoding Anti-sigma factor N-terminus produces MNGKGIVLEVKGSKLIVLTPDGRFRKIRSNGGELTGQEVWLAPEGRLRQVKMSWWLPAAAAALALLIAIPAMLAVRAEARPVVAYLSMDVNPSFELGVDEKLKVRSLRAVNKDATPFVEALKYEGRPVSEVMDRLASQLADTSYLHGDQANIVFAGVRLDGAAKELLSDLNLQAKAAFQKAAAQSGDANVKITQIESTPGVMDEAADLGLSTGQMTVYLLAKDEGYSVSLDQFRTKPLQAAATWKGGIGALVGDAEELNQDKLNRLLEKEKQERASEASGSSGSSTAPSPTPKPKTSSLGAGELNHSKDKPSAEETKPAAVQPSASSTKTPPTSQKHLPKPKVSAVESHLTPLPDLERNQSREEDREEHEEREEWDKWQAELSELEEWKKYTKQQKENWLKKKKAEIEKLREEAEKAHKELERSAREAEERLKQAEEKWKKDAKKQDEERLKEHETKLKQEKQEKQKEQEERLEKAEEKWEEAEEEWEEAEYEWEEAEEEWDDIEEEWEERLEQHFGH; encoded by the coding sequence GTGAACGGAAAGGGCATCGTGCTGGAGGTCAAGGGGAGCAAGCTCATCGTGCTCACTCCTGATGGCCGTTTCCGCAAAATAAGAAGCAACGGGGGAGAACTGACCGGCCAAGAGGTTTGGCTGGCTCCGGAGGGACGGCTTCGCCAAGTAAAAATGAGCTGGTGGTTGCCTGCAGCGGCTGCCGCGCTGGCACTGCTGATCGCTATTCCCGCTATGTTGGCCGTAAGAGCCGAGGCTCGTCCCGTTGTCGCTTATCTCAGCATGGACGTTAACCCCAGCTTTGAGCTCGGGGTTGATGAAAAACTTAAAGTTCGATCGCTGCGCGCGGTCAACAAAGACGCAACTCCTTTTGTCGAGGCGTTGAAGTATGAAGGCAGGCCAGTCTCTGAGGTGATGGACCGCCTAGCGAGTCAATTGGCGGACACATCCTATTTGCACGGAGATCAAGCTAATATCGTATTCGCCGGAGTCCGGCTGGACGGAGCAGCAAAAGAACTGTTGAGTGATCTTAATTTGCAAGCAAAGGCTGCATTCCAGAAAGCTGCGGCCCAATCGGGCGATGCGAATGTAAAGATTACGCAGATAGAATCTACTCCCGGAGTGATGGATGAGGCGGCGGATCTAGGACTTTCGACGGGTCAGATGACCGTTTATTTGCTCGCCAAGGACGAAGGTTATTCGGTCAGCCTGGACCAATTCCGCACGAAGCCGCTTCAAGCTGCAGCGACTTGGAAAGGTGGTATAGGTGCACTGGTAGGGGACGCTGAGGAGCTTAACCAAGATAAGCTGAACCGGTTGTTGGAGAAAGAGAAGCAGGAGAGAGCTTCGGAGGCTTCAGGATCTTCAGGATCTTCAACAGCCCCGTCTCCAACTCCCAAGCCTAAAACCTCGTCGCTTGGAGCAGGGGAGCTGAACCATTCCAAAGACAAACCATCAGCTGAAGAAACAAAGCCTGCCGCAGTGCAGCCATCAGCTTCATCTACAAAAACACCTCCAACATCTCAAAAGCATCTTCCTAAGCCCAAGGTTTCGGCCGTTGAGTCGCATTTAACACCGCTTCCAGATTTGGAGCGCAATCAATCTCGCGAAGAGGACCGAGAGGAGCATGAAGAGCGGGAAGAGTGGGATAAATGGCAGGCAGAGTTGTCGGAACTTGAGGAATGGAAGAAATACACCAAACAACAAAAAGAAAACTGGCTCAAAAAGAAAAAGGCGGAAATCGAAAAACTGCGCGAGGAAGCGGAAAAGGCTCACAAGGAGCTGGAGCGGAGTGCTCGGGAAGCCGAAGAGCGCTTAAAACAGGCTGAAGAAAAATGGAAAAAAGATGCGAAGAAGCAGGATGAGGAACGTTTAAAGGAGCATGAAACGAAGCTCAAGCAGGAAAAACAAGAGAAACAGAAAGAGCAGGAGGAGAGGCTGGAGAAAGCCGAGGAGAAGTGGGAAGAGGCCGAAGAAGAATGGGAAGAAGCCGAATACGAGTGGGAAGAAGCAGAGGAAGAATGGGACGATATCGAGGAAGAATGGGAAGAAAGGCTGGAACAGCATTTCGGACATTAA
- a CDS encoding RNA polymerase sigma factor has translation MAYSRKWRTGCESYRKRGAVLLLMLFKRWLGRFSVKQEPIDGAKPLGLTIQKIQQGNESLREQLIQDYRPFILKSTSRFCKRYIDPSRDDEFSIAMIAFNEAIHQFSPESGRSFTSFAETVIRRRLIDYVRREKRHWKSLPAGNLNQDGTLDEGLQTAWTRQAVSRFQLDRDADNRRLEIEEYASELEGYGIKFTDLAGKSPKHEDSRVLLQGIALKLATEDSLWGVLVQSRRLPVKELMELGGVSRKTIERNRKYLIAVAVLLRGDYPYLSDYLQLRKEKAEQELTAGGTRL, from the coding sequence TTGGCGTACTCCCGCAAATGGAGAACAGGTTGCGAATCGTATAGGAAGCGAGGTGCTGTTTTGCTGCTGATGTTGTTCAAAAGATGGTTGGGACGCTTCAGCGTCAAGCAGGAGCCCATAGACGGCGCAAAGCCGCTCGGCCTGACCATACAGAAAATCCAGCAAGGCAATGAAAGCTTGCGTGAACAGCTTATTCAGGACTATAGGCCTTTTATCCTCAAGTCCACAAGCCGTTTCTGCAAGCGATACATAGATCCAAGCCGCGATGATGAGTTCAGTATCGCAATGATTGCGTTTAATGAGGCGATTCATCAATTTTCACCGGAATCAGGGCGTTCGTTTACGAGCTTTGCGGAAACCGTAATTCGGCGTAGGCTTATTGACTATGTCCGGCGCGAGAAACGTCACTGGAAATCGCTACCCGCCGGGAATCTCAACCAGGACGGGACGCTGGATGAAGGCCTGCAAACTGCTTGGACAAGACAGGCGGTGTCTCGTTTCCAGCTCGACCGGGATGCAGACAACAGACGTCTGGAAATTGAAGAGTATGCCAGCGAACTGGAGGGCTACGGAATCAAGTTTACGGATCTGGCCGGCAAATCCCCGAAACATGAGGATTCCCGAGTTTTGCTGCAAGGAATCGCGCTCAAGCTTGCTACTGAGGATTCCCTGTGGGGCGTACTTGTTCAGTCTCGTCGACTGCCAGTCAAGGAGCTGATGGAATTAGGCGGCGTCTCACGCAAGACGATTGAGCGTAATCGCAAGTATTTGATTGCAGTTGCTGTGTTGCTGCGGGGTGATTACCCGTATTTGTCGGATTACTTGCAGCTCCGGAAAGAAAAGGCGGAGCAGGAGCTAACAGCAGGGGGGACAAGGCTGTGA
- a CDS encoding Alkyl hydroperoxide reductase subunit AhpC (peroxiredoxin), which yields MAERLVGRLAPDFTMETVDGQGKEFGKVSLSDYRGKWLVFFFYPLDFTFVCPTEITALSDAAEEFKKLNSEILGVSIDSIHSHKAWINTSKNDNGLGQLNFPLAADITKQVSRDYGVLIEDEGIALRGLFIIDPEGELKYQVVNHNDVGRSVEETLRVLQALQSGGLCPMNWKPGDKTLVTA from the coding sequence ATGGCAGAACGTTTGGTAGGTCGCTTGGCCCCGGATTTCACGATGGAGACTGTTGACGGTCAAGGTAAAGAGTTCGGTAAAGTATCCCTTTCCGACTACCGTGGCAAGTGGCTCGTATTCTTCTTCTATCCACTGGACTTCACATTTGTGTGCCCAACGGAAATTACTGCTCTCAGCGACGCAGCTGAAGAGTTCAAAAAACTCAACTCCGAGATTCTTGGTGTAAGCATCGACAGCATCCACAGCCACAAAGCTTGGATCAACACGTCGAAAAACGACAACGGTCTTGGCCAACTGAACTTCCCGCTTGCTGCTGATATCACGAAGCAAGTATCCCGTGATTACGGCGTTCTGATCGAAGACGAAGGTATCGCTCTGCGCGGCCTGTTCATCATCGATCCAGAAGGCGAGCTCAAATACCAAGTTGTTAACCATAATGATGTAGGCCGCAGCGTTGAAGAAACACTTCGTGTTCTCCAAGCTCTGCAATCCGGTGGTCTTTGCCCGATGAACTGGAAACCTGGCGACAAAACTTTGGTAACTGCATAA